One genomic window of Candidatus Trichorickettsia mobilis includes the following:
- a CDS encoding HAD-IC family P-type ATPase → MRLYNIFSPVSKEVYLKDTPSFIVISLITFVSVTLDFYQEYKAFNTIESLKKLVALKCTVIRDNEKQEIYADQLVPGDIILLVAGDIVPADCRVIESRNLSVNKSTFTGEAYDLDLNYSNNTINFADMLLMGSVAISGTAKAIVCRIGLATEFGKIARTVTSRTHTTAFEIGIKDLGLFLMRISTLGTLLVLLVNFILHKTLLESFIFAIALAVGLTPELLPMISTVTMAVGVRNMAKEQMIVKKLIAMQNIGSMNILCTDKTGTLTEGAVKLKVIIP, encoded by the coding sequence ATTCGACTTTATAACATATTTAGTCCAGTTTCGAAAGAGGTCTATTTAAAAGACACTCCTAGTTTTATTGTTATTTCCTTAATTACATTTGTAAGTGTAACTCTTGATTTTTATCAGGAATATAAAGCTTTTAATACTATTGAATCCTTAAAAAAACTTGTTGCTTTAAAGTGTACAGTAATAAGAGATAATGAAAAACAGGAAATTTATGCTGATCAATTGGTGCCAGGAGATATTATTTTATTGGTTGCAGGAGATATCGTGCCTGCAGATTGTAGAGTAATTGAGTCAAGAAATTTATCGGTAAATAAATCTACTTTTACAGGAGAAGCATATGATTTAGACCTTAATTATAGCAATAATACTATAAATTTTGCTGATATGTTACTTATGGGTAGTGTTGCTATCTCAGGTACAGCCAAAGCAATAGTATGTCGTATAGGACTTGCTACAGAATTTGGCAAAATAGCTCGAACCGTTACTTCTAGAACTCATACTACAGCATTTGAGATTGGGATAAAAGATTTAGGGTTGTTTTTAATGCGTATTAGTACTTTGGGTACTCTATTAGTATTGTTGGTTAACTTCATTCTTCATAAAACATTACTAGAATCATTTATCTTTGCTATTGCTTTAGCTGTCGGCCTTACCCCCGAATTATTACCAATGATTTCAACTGTTACTATGGCTGTAGGGGTAAGAAACATGGCTAAAGAGCAGATGATAGTTAAAAAATTAATAGCCATGCAAAATATAGGAAGTATGAATATATTATGTACTGATAAAACCGGTACTTTAACTGAAGGAGCAGTTAAATTAAAGGTAATTATCCCTTGA
- a CDS encoding Npt1/Npt2 family nucleotide transporter, which translates to MLSHLLNLLLVVKKEELTKFILMAALIFFILFNYSCIYSLKESLIVSSFGAEAISFIELWVVLPTIFIFTLIYIKISTMIQDKEKLFYLICSFFLIFFTTFSFLLYPNLEYIRPDLNFTKKLINDFPHLKWFIIIYGNWPLALFNIFSDLWINVMLMLSFWQYANSITPTEQAKRFYPMFGLIGNLSFIGSGMILKQIALNNVTIKSISYITVLIVIVGLICMILFKYLHILSKKENSLFAGSAITPIRKRQLSFRESLKLVFSSKYLWLLAIAVMSYGIIITLSQGLWKAQVVSLYPSTNEYILFMADYQKWIGIVSVVMMLIGSIMIRKLPWLTSAIIPPIIALITSSIFFCWIFLDKFLTQFISEHLYLVWAVLIGSIHLILIKATKFALFDTTKELAYIPLKEDLKDKGKTAVDLLGERIGKSGGALLQSTLFIMIPGACYNQFSLLFLLISMCVGGFWVIAIILLNKQYIAKTQG; encoded by the coding sequence ATGCTTAGTCATTTGTTAAATTTATTGCTAGTAGTGAAGAAGGAAGAACTTACAAAATTCATCCTGATGGCAGCTTTGATTTTCTTTATTTTATTTAATTATAGCTGCATTTATTCTTTGAAAGAAAGTTTAATTGTATCGAGCTTTGGTGCTGAAGCTATAAGTTTTATAGAGTTATGGGTAGTATTGCCTACGATATTTATATTTACTCTAATTTATATTAAAATAAGCACTATGATCCAAGATAAAGAAAAATTATTTTACTTGATTTGTAGTTTCTTTCTTATTTTCTTTACCACCTTTTCTTTTCTATTATATCCAAATCTTGAGTATATTAGACCTGATCTTAATTTTACTAAAAAATTAATTAATGACTTTCCTCATTTAAAATGGTTTATCATTATCTATGGTAATTGGCCTCTAGCGTTATTTAATATTTTCTCTGATCTTTGGATCAATGTAATGTTAATGTTATCATTCTGGCAATATGCTAATAGCATAACTCCTACCGAACAAGCTAAGCGTTTCTACCCGATGTTTGGTCTTATAGGTAATCTTTCTTTTATCGGCAGTGGAATGATTTTAAAACAAATTGCCTTAAATAATGTCACTATTAAATCTATTTCTTATATTACTGTTTTAATAGTAATAGTAGGCTTGATATGTATGATATTATTTAAGTATTTACATATACTCTCCAAAAAAGAAAACTCTCTATTTGCAGGATCTGCTATAACACCCATAAGGAAACGACAACTTTCTTTTAGAGAAAGTTTAAAATTAGTATTTAGTTCTAAATATTTATGGCTTCTTGCAATAGCTGTTATGTCTTATGGTATTATTATAACTTTAAGCCAAGGATTATGGAAAGCACAAGTTGTAAGTTTATATCCTTCAACAAATGAGTATATTTTATTTATGGCTGATTACCAAAAATGGATTGGTATAGTTTCAGTAGTAATGATGTTAATTGGAAGTATAATGATAAGAAAACTGCCTTGGTTAACTTCTGCTATTATTCCTCCAATCATAGCGTTGATCACAAGTAGCATATTCTTTTGTTGGATTTTTCTAGATAAATTCTTAACTCAATTTATATCAGAGCATTTATATCTGGTATGGGCTGTTTTAATTGGTTCGATACATTTAATATTAATAAAGGCAACAAAATTTGCATTGTTTGATACAACCAAAGAACTTGCTTACATACCATTAAAAGAAGATTTAAAAGACAAAGGTAAAACAGCGGTAGATTTACTTGGTGAACGCATAGGAAAATCTGGCGGGGCTTTGCTGCAATCAACATTATTTATAATGATTCCCGGTGCCTGTTATAACCAATTTTCATTACTTTTTTTATTAATATCCATGTGTGTAGGAGGTTTTTGGGTAATTGCTATTATATTATTAAATAAACAATATATAGCAAAAACCCAAGGGTAA
- a CDS encoding IS5 family transposase (programmed frameshift): MRYKNLSILSEEHFRRLTGVRNSTFEKMVGILKTEKQINRRYQGGRRASLSMEDSLLMTLEYLREYRTYFHIAKNYGVSESSAFKTIRFVEDTLIKHPDFALPGKKALVKSGMEYELVLIDATESPIERPPKKQKYYYSGKKKRHTLKTQIVVDKKSKRVICTSFSNGKRHDFKLFKESRTHILPEVKVITDTGYQGLQKIHTNSELPKKKSKKNALTKEDKKNNRSLASDRVLNENVIGMLKRFKIIADKYRNRRKRFGLRFNLIAGLYNWELGK; the protein is encoded by the exons ATGAGATATAAAAATTTAAGCATTTTATCGGAAGAGCATTTTAGAAGATTAACAGGGGTAAGAAATAGTACATTTGAAAAGATGGTAGGGATTTTAAAGACAGAGAAACAAATAAATAGGAGGTACCAAGGTGGCAGAAGAGCTAGTCTTAGTATGGAAGACAGCCTATTAATGACACTTGAATATTTAAGGGAATACCGTACCTATTTTCATATAGCTAAGAATTATGGAGTTAGCGAAAGCAGTGCATTTAAAACAATTCGTTTTGTTGAAGACACTCTAATAAAACATCCGGATTTTGCTCTTCCAGGTAAGAAGGCTCTAGTTAAAAGCGGTATGGAGTATGAATTAGTTTTAATAGATGCTACAGAAAGCCCTATAGAGCGACCCC CAAAAAAACAGAAATACTATTACTCAGGTAAAAAGAAAAGACATACGTTAAAGACTCAAATAGTAGTAGATAAGAAAAGCAAACGAGTCATATGCACTTCTTTTTCCAATGGTAAGCGTCATGATTTTAAATTATTTAAAGAATCAAGAACCCATATACTGCCTGAGGTTAAAGTGATTACTGATACTGGTTATCAAGGCTTACAGAAGATTCATACAAATTCTGAGCTACCAAAGAAAAAGAGTAAAAAGAATGCTTTAACTAAAGAAGATAAGAAAAATAATAGAAGTTTAGCAAGTGACAGAGTATTAAATGAAAATGTTATCGGTATGTTAAAGCGTTTTAAAATAATTGCTGATAAATATCGAAATAGACGCAAAAGATTTGGTCTTAGGTTCAATTTAATTGCTGGTTTATATAATTGGGAGCTTGGTAAATGA
- the elbB gene encoding isoprenoid biosynthesis glyoxalase ElbB produces the protein MIRVAVVISGCGALDGAEIFETVFTLLELDKNNVDTKIFAPDQKQHSVINHLTKEEIAEERNVLVESARIARGKIEALNKLQVQDFDALILPGGFGAATNLSDLAFKNENATVIEDLKKIIIEFHRSSKPIGGICIAPTILAAVLKNQAKIRITLGDKNELITKLDAIEEICLAEDIVIDKENKLVTTPAFMLNASLTQIHRGISKLVNKILKMHNNTIVE, from the coding sequence ATGATAAGAGTTGCTGTAGTAATTTCAGGCTGTGGTGCTTTGGATGGAGCCGAAATTTTTGAGACAGTATTTACGTTACTTGAGCTAGATAAAAATAATGTAGATACTAAGATTTTTGCTCCAGATCAAAAACAACATTCTGTTATCAACCACTTAACTAAAGAAGAAATTGCTGAAGAGCGGAATGTACTTGTTGAATCGGCACGCATTGCTCGTGGAAAAATTGAAGCACTAAATAAATTGCAGGTACAAGATTTTGATGCTTTAATATTGCCAGGCGGCTTTGGAGCAGCAACAAATTTATCTGATTTAGCCTTTAAAAATGAAAACGCTACAGTAATCGAAGACTTGAAAAAGATCATTATCGAGTTTCATAGATCCTCAAAGCCTATTGGAGGAATATGTATTGCCCCTACGATTTTAGCAGCGGTATTAAAAAATCAGGCTAAAATTAGAATTACTCTTGGTGACAAAAATGAACTTATTACTAAATTGGATGCAATAGAAGAAATTTGTTTAGCTGAAGATATAGTTATAGATAAAGAAAATAAACTAGTCACTACTCCTGCTTTTATGTTAAACGCCTCGTTAACTCAAATACATAGGGGAATTAGTAAGTTGGTTAATAAGATCCTTAAGATGCATAATAACACTATTGTTGAATGA
- a CDS encoding recombinase family protein, producing the protein MNSYFAEFCSLSDVFFGYTQNIHFMTKIGYARTSTVEQNLDSQIIALKAANCEIIRTEQKSGNNLADRKELNNILDFIHKDEYLVVTRIDRLARSLKDLQIIVDLLKAKGAHLITIEQPVDTSTATGKAFFDMLGVFAEFETNLRRERQADGIAAAKSKGIYKGRPQSIDQYKISHLSVAA; encoded by the coding sequence ATGAACAGTTATTTTGCCGAATTCTGTTCATTAAGTGATGTATTTTTTGGATATACCCAAAATATACATTTTATGACAAAAATCGGTTACGCACGCACATCAACTGTGGAACAAAATCTAGACTCTCAAATTATCGCACTTAAAGCAGCAAATTGTGAAATTATCCGAACCGAACAAAAAAGCGGAAATAATTTAGCAGATCGAAAAGAGCTAAATAATATATTGGATTTTATTCATAAAGATGAATACTTAGTAGTAACACGTATAGATCGTCTTGCACGTTCGTTAAAAGATTTACAAATTATAGTAGATCTACTCAAAGCAAAAGGCGCTCACCTCATTACCATAGAGCAACCGGTTGATACCTCAACTGCAACAGGCAAAGCATTCTTTGATATGCTCGGCGTCTTCGCCGAGTTTGAAACTAACTTACGCCGTGAACGACAAGCTGACGGTATTGCTGCGGCAAAAAGCAAGGGTATTTATAAGGGGAGGCCGCAGTCCATTGATCAGTACAAGATAAGCCACCTATCGGTGGCAGCTTAG
- a CDS encoding PD-(D/E)XK nuclease family transposase, with protein sequence MTERISPRIDIAFKKIFGVEENKDLLISLINSIVGADDQVSEVTLLNPYRGQMEEAP encoded by the coding sequence ATGACAGAAAGAATTTCTCCTAGAATAGATATAGCCTTCAAAAAAATCTTCGGTGTTGAAGAAAACAAGGATCTACTTATTTCTTTAATAAATTCAATCGTAGGAGCTGATGATCAAGTATCGGAAGTAACGTTACTTAATCCCTATAGGGGTCAAATGGAAGAAGCACCATAA
- a CDS encoding N-6 DNA methylase, producing MSPLAEQQTEWIINNNLINKGWHIDGDSKLKNVYFQKPPYPDQQKKLKGKKPDYILYQTGTNRPIAIIEAKKSGINLEPALNQGTEYAKALNVPLVFAMNGAYCETRFVPNNKELILNGEEVRELLREREALAFLNANSNETWTIPQEVKVSRDELISQFRNLNDVLRSEGLRAGIERFSEFANILFLKLLSEDNKKSWWNSIKSQSNEDIIGYVNSYVIEQIQDKYGGDVFTPISIKNPQTLRHIIDAIDPLILSTIDTDIKGDAFEYFLEKTTSTENDLGEYFTPRNVVKTIISLVEPKFKESVYDPFCGTGGFLTEAFNYIKENNIIESEEDLKRLKYNTLYGREITTTARIAKMNMVLHGDGHSGIQQINTLINPDYILPNGEIKKFDVIVTNMPFSQTITRKVSINGKIKTENNISPLYYNGIAKNNGDAACVLHCLRALKDGGRMALVVPEGFLFRKDTANVRKFLLSKARLQSVLSLPQGTFLPYTGVKTDILYFTDAHRPNNQKNYWFFEAKNIGVTLDNHKRKIKGNNDLKKIESSDIKKPDKTLDLQDNMLEIGFEIIDLEKVKNNGYNLVGNVYRDNNSKANFVLVKLQQIAVIESGNSAPQESSLFEGGTYPFFRVSDVAKEHLSTNLISTRDKLNNKGTKGLKLFSKNSILFPKSGASTLLNHRAIMGCDGYVASHLAVIQPDENKVLCEYLYYILSSIDAKDISLNDGYPSIRIQRLQDINIPLPSLEEQQKIVKSIQQKEKEIQMLKDKIKENKQFINQEINKIWQLEEEIKPVADKSVFDTLIKQASRPF from the coding sequence ATGTCACCCCTTGCAGAACAACAAACTGAATGGATAATAAATAATAATCTAATAAATAAAGGTTGGCATATAGATGGAGATTCAAAACTTAAAAATGTATATTTCCAAAAACCACCTTATCCAGATCAGCAAAAGAAGTTAAAAGGTAAGAAGCCTGATTACATACTTTACCAAACAGGTACAAATAGACCGATAGCAATAATAGAGGCTAAAAAAAGCGGAATAAATCTTGAGCCAGCTCTTAATCAAGGTACAGAATACGCAAAGGCCTTAAATGTTCCTTTAGTTTTTGCGATGAATGGAGCTTATTGTGAAACTCGTTTTGTTCCAAATAATAAGGAGCTGATTTTAAATGGTGAAGAGGTAAGAGAATTACTAAGAGAAAGGGAAGCTTTAGCATTCTTAAATGCTAACAGTAACGAAACTTGGACAATTCCTCAAGAGGTAAAAGTTTCAAGAGATGAACTAATATCTCAATTTAGAAATCTAAACGATGTTTTAAGAAGTGAAGGATTGAGAGCTGGAATTGAAAGATTTAGTGAATTTGCAAATATCCTGTTTTTGAAATTGCTAAGCGAAGACAACAAAAAGTCTTGGTGGAATTCCATAAAATCACAATCAAACGAGGATATAATAGGATATGTGAACAGCTATGTAATAGAGCAAATTCAGGATAAATACGGAGGCGATGTTTTTACTCCTATTTCAATAAAAAATCCTCAAACACTTAGACATATCATTGACGCTATTGACCCGCTAATTTTATCAACAATAGACACGGATATAAAAGGCGACGCTTTTGAATATTTTCTGGAAAAAACAACCTCGACCGAAAATGACCTAGGTGAATATTTTACGCCTAGAAATGTTGTAAAAACTATAATCAGCCTTGTTGAGCCTAAATTTAAGGAATCGGTCTATGATCCATTTTGCGGTACAGGAGGATTTTTAACAGAAGCATTTAACTACATAAAAGAAAACAATATTATTGAAAGTGAAGAAGATTTAAAAAGATTAAAATATAATACACTTTACGGCAGAGAAATAACTACAACCGCAAGAATTGCTAAGATGAATATGGTTTTGCATGGAGACGGACATAGTGGAATACAACAAATTAATACTCTTATAAATCCTGATTATATTTTGCCAAACGGAGAAATAAAAAAATTTGATGTAATAGTTACAAATATGCCTTTTTCTCAAACTATTACAAGAAAGGTTAGTATAAACGGTAAAATTAAAACAGAGAATAATATATCACCTCTTTATTACAACGGAATTGCTAAAAACAATGGTGATGCTGCCTGTGTTTTACACTGTCTTAGAGCCTTAAAAGATGGTGGTAGAATGGCTTTAGTAGTGCCAGAGGGTTTTTTATTTAGGAAAGATACCGCTAACGTGCGCAAGTTTTTATTATCAAAAGCAAGGCTACAGAGTGTCCTTTCTTTACCTCAAGGAACTTTCTTGCCTTATACGGGAGTAAAAACGGACATTCTTTATTTTACCGATGCTCACAGACCTAATAACCAAAAGAATTATTGGTTTTTCGAAGCTAAAAATATAGGGGTTACTCTTGATAATCATAAAAGAAAAATTAAGGGAAATAATGATTTAAAGAAGATAGAAAGCTCAGACATTAAAAAGCCAGATAAAACGCTGGATTTACAAGACAATATGCTCGAAATAGGCTTTGAAATTATAGATTTAGAGAAGGTTAAGAATAATGGTTATAACTTAGTTGGAAACGTTTATAGAGATAATAACAGCAAAGCTAACTTTGTTCTTGTTAAGCTACAACAGATTGCCGTAATTGAAAGCGGCAACTCGGCTCCACAAGAAAGTTCATTATTTGAAGGTGGTACATATCCATTTTTTAGAGTCTCAGATGTTGCTAAAGAACACTTATCTACTAATTTAATTAGCACTCGCGATAAATTAAATAATAAAGGAACTAAAGGATTGAAGTTATTTTCTAAAAATTCTATTCTTTTTCCAAAGAGCGGAGCTTCAACCCTATTGAACCATCGTGCAATTATGGGATGCGATGGTTATGTAGCTTCACATTTAGCAGTTATTCAACCTGATGAAAATAAAGTATTATGTGAATATCTTTATTATATATTATCAAGTATAGATGCAAAGGATATTAGTTTAAATGATGGGTATCCATCAATTAGGATTCAGCGTTTACAA
- a CDS encoding IS91 family transposase: protein MIGVIGVDFTEKYSELRYGIIFNVTKVILCGTKYLGFKSYSCPTCDHGKSVVFSCKGRFCSRCGKKQTDQWISKATNVLPKTRWQHITFTMPDSLWPIFWLNRNLFGLISAVAAGIIKEIATKKKIVVAIFTALHTFGRDLKRNVHIHLSVTCGGIDSKGNWRKLFFPAEPIKKMWRHRILELFRSEYASSNLKLPSKYQNDGDFNNWMIGLYEISWYVYLQKPSDDHKRNINYLGRYIKRPPISEARIEEYDGLQVTFRFLDHYNNTIDHVTMPVLQFISSLIMHIPDRYFRIIRYYGFLSNRTRGIQLPIVYKAINQIIPKKIKSLNWRLMIWLNFKKDPLSCPNCNQFMSLRQVYYGLSPPLLLVKINELL, encoded by the coding sequence TTGATCGGGGTAATTGGCGTCGATTTCACTGAAAAATATAGCGAGCTGAGGTATGGTATTATCTTTAACGTTACTAAAGTTATATTGTGCGGAACGAAATATTTAGGATTTAAGAGTTATAGCTGCCCTACATGTGATCACGGTAAATCAGTAGTATTTAGTTGTAAAGGTAGATTTTGTTCTCGTTGCGGTAAGAAGCAAACAGATCAATGGATAAGTAAAGCTACCAATGTTCTACCAAAGACACGTTGGCAGCACATTACATTTACAATGCCCGACTCATTATGGCCAATATTTTGGCTTAATCGCAATCTGTTTGGATTAATTTCTGCTGTTGCCGCCGGAATTATTAAGGAAATAGCAACAAAGAAAAAGATTGTAGTCGCTATATTTACTGCCCTGCACACCTTCGGTAGAGATTTAAAACGTAATGTTCATATCCATTTATCGGTTACTTGCGGCGGTATAGATAGCAAGGGTAATTGGCGTAAATTATTTTTCCCTGCCGAGCCTATTAAAAAAATGTGGAGACATAGAATTCTTGAGTTATTTCGCTCAGAATACGCCTCAAGTAATTTGAAATTACCGTCGAAATATCAAAATGATGGCGATTTTAACAACTGGATGATCGGCCTATATGAAATCAGTTGGTATGTTTATTTGCAAAAACCATCAGACGATCATAAACGCAACATAAACTATTTAGGGCGATATATAAAACGACCTCCTATTTCTGAGGCAAGAATAGAGGAATATGATGGACTGCAAGTAACGTTTAGATTTCTTGACCACTACAATAACACGATTGATCACGTCACAATGCCTGTACTGCAGTTTATATCTAGCCTGATTATGCACATACCCGATCGTTATTTTCGAATAATAAGGTACTACGGCTTTTTATCTAACAGAACTAGAGGAATACAACTACCTATTGTATATAAGGCGATAAACCAAATTATACCTAAGAAAATCAAGTCATTGAACTGGAGATTAATGATTTGGTTAAACTTTAAAAAAGATCCGTTATCTTGTCCAAACTGTAATCAATTTATGAGCCTGAGACAGGTTTATTACGGTTTATCTCCACCCTTGTTATTAGTGAAGATCAATGAATTATTGTGA
- a CDS encoding cation-transporting P-type ATPase, translating to MIDISWWEMSMDELKQFINTNNYNGLSTNEVKELAQRFGSNIIKSSKKYILIIQFLSRFKNPLILLLLIVGVISLY from the coding sequence ATGATTGATATTTCTTGGTGGGAAATGTCTATGGACGAGTTAAAGCAATTTATTAATACTAATAATTACAATGGGTTAAGCACTAATGAAGTCAAAGAGTTAGCTCAGAGATTTGGTTCTAATATAATTAAAAGCTCCAAAAAATATATATTGATTATTCAGTTCTTATCGCGTTTTAAGAATCCATTAATACTACTATTATTAATAGTTGGAGTTATCTCTCTATATTAG